A region of Arabidopsis thaliana chromosome 5, partial sequence DNA encodes the following proteins:
- a CDS encoding O-acyltransferase (WSD1-like) family protein translates to MKNEEEEPLSPMARVFQSPDIDLCAIINIGFKTKINPDVVLDALKQNVYKHPRFSSKLSENGEKWIETEVNVEDHVIVPYIDPEDICEGGQSFVDDYISRLTLIPLDRSRPLWDIHILNVKTSYAEAVGVIRFNHALADGMSFISLVLACTHKTSNPDMLSTAIPSVKRRSTVSHSLKKTGWFLTAIFTIGSTMRLIWNTLVDMFLLFATMLFLKDTKTPLKGGANVRSNPKTFYHRNISLDDIKLIKNAMNMTINDVLLGITQAALSSYLNRRYEHENNNEEDGVLTSYTNNLPDRIRFRAGCTVNLRSDIGFKPLAEMMVKDSKCRWGNYFSFIILPLSISLETDPLVYLNKSKAMMARTKHSYQAALTYFLIKISLKVLGAKVNKLSFVCIFVDYI, encoded by the exons ATGAagaatgaggaggaggagccgCTCAGCCCGATGGCTCGTGTATTCCAATCGCCGGACATAGACTTATGTGCCATCATCAACATTgggttcaaaacaaaaattaatccCGACGTTGTTCTTGATGCTTTGAAGCAAAATGTTTACAAGCATCCTCGTTTCTCCAGCAAACTG TCTGAAAATGGTGAAAAATGGATCGAGACCGAAGTCAATGTAGAAGATCATGTAATCGTACCATACATAGATCCAGAAGATATATGTGAAGGTGGACAAAGCTTCGTCGATGATTATATCTCACGTCTCACATTGATTCCTCTTGATAGATCAAGACCTTTGTGGGACATTCACATCCTTAATGTCAAAACCTCATATGCTGAAGCAGTCGGTGTAATAAGATTTAACCATGCGTTGGCAGATGGAATGTCCTTCATTTCCCTAGTTCTTGCATGTACCCATAAAACATCAAATCCTGACATGTTGTCTACTGCTATTCCTTCGGTGAAACGGCGAAGCACGGTGTCACATAGCCTAAAAAAAACCGGCTGGTTCTTAACGGCAATATTCACCATTGGTTCTACAATGAGACTAATTTGGAATACATTGGTAGATATGTTCTTGCTTTTTGCTACTATGTTGTTTCTGAAGGATACAAAAACACCACTAAAAGGCGGTGCGAATGTCAGGAGCAATCCAAAGACATTTTATCACCGAAATATCTCTCTAGATGACATTAAACTTATCAAGAACGCTATGAACATG ACTATCAACGATGTTCTACTCGGAATTACACAAGCTGCTCTTTCTAGCTATTTGAACCGACGATATG AACACGAAAATAATAATGAGGAGGATGGAGTATTGACTTCATATACAAACAATCTTCCAGATCGAATACGATTTCGTGCAGGTTGTACGGTAAACCTAAGGTCAGACATCGGGTTCAAG CCTTTGGCAGAAATGATGGTCAAGGATTCAAAATGCAGATGGGGAAACTACTTTAGCTTTATTATTTTACCATTATCGATTAGTTTAGAAACCGATCCATTGGTTTATCTAAACAAATCCAAAGCTATGATGGCTCGAACGAAGCACTCTTATCAAGCAGCTCTAACgtattttcttatcaaaatatCCCTAAAAGTGTTAGGAGCTAAGGTAAAcaaattgagttttgtttgcATATTTGTGGACTATATATAA
- a CDS encoding NC domain-containing protein-like protein (NC domain-containing protein-related; CONTAINS InterPro DOMAIN/s: NC (InterPro:IPR007053); BEST Arabidopsis thaliana protein match is: NC domain-containing protein-related (TAIR:AT3G02700.1); Has 1807 Blast hits to 1807 proteins in 277 species: Archae - 0; Bacteria - 0; Metazoa - 736; Fungi - 347; Plants - 385; Viruses - 0; Other Eukaryotes - 339 (source: NCBI BLink).), whose product MGLFSHKISRDDLKPGDHIYSWRNAYIYSHHGVYVGDEKVIHFTRGGGLEFGTGTVLDKIIDISIPNHGRRDKKCIDCGDQSNLGGVISSCLDCFLAGGNLHLFEYSASPSIFLAKRGGTCTIASSDPCDEVISRAKFLLLQNGFGEYDLLDNNCEDFAIYCKTGLFVLSVATKFGCSGQANSVSAAGGVVALTLKVLGVKKKSSSGHEDDSVVSVVNQFISSTVKYVVPGIGGLALAEYGNYCIGRLFYDIGVRKDACKVSVEELVAFVGAKQNILEGKKSN is encoded by the exons CGCTTATATCTACTCTCATCACG GAGTCTACGTAGGAGATGAGAAAGTCATTCATTTCACTCGTGGAGGTGGTCTAGAATTCGGAACAGGAACAGTTTTGGACAAGATCATCGATATTTCAATACCAAATCatggaagaagagacaaaaagTGTATTGATTGTGGAGATCAATCCAATCTCGGTGGTGTAATCTCTTCTTGTCTTGATTGTTTTCTCGCCGGAGGAAATCTACATCTCTTCGAATACAGTGCCTCTCCGTCTATCTTTCTAGCCAAACGAGGTGGTACATGCACGATAGCATCTTCAGATCCTTGTGATGAAGTCATTTCTCGTGCTAAATTTCTCCTTTTGCAAAATGGATTTGGTGAGTACGATCTTTTAGACAACAATTGTGAAGATTTTGCGATTTATTGCAAAactggtttgtttgtgttgtcgGTTGCTACCAAGTTTGGATGTAGTGGTCAAGCCAATTCTGTATCTGCAGCTGGTGGTGTTGTTGCTTTGACGCTTAAGGTTTTAGGtgtgaaaaagaagagtagTAGTGGTCATGAAGATGACTCTGTGGTTTCTGTTGTAAACCAGTTTATTTCTTCGACAGTTAAATATGTAGTTCCTGGTATTGGTGGTTTGGCTTTGGCTGAATATGGTAATTACTGTATTGGTCGTCTGTTTTACGACATTGGTGTTAGAAAAGATGCTTGTAAGGTTTCTGTTGAAGAGCTTGTAGCATTTGTAGGAGCCAAGCAAAACATCTTGGAAGGCAAGAAGTCTAATTAG
- a CDS encoding O-acyltransferase (WSD1-like) family protein (O-acyltransferase (WSD1-like) family protein; CONTAINS InterPro DOMAIN/s: O-acyltransferase, WSD1, C-terminal (InterPro:IPR009721), O-acyltransferase, WSD1, N-terminal (InterPro:IPR004255); BEST Arabidopsis thaliana protein match is: O-acyltransferase (WSD1-like) family protein (TAIR:AT5G12420.1); Has 1807 Blast hits to 1807 proteins in 277 species: Archae - 0; Bacteria - 0; Metazoa - 736; Fungi - 347; Plants - 385; Viruses - 0; Other Eukaryotes - 339 (source: NCBI BLink).) — translation MKNEEEEPLSPMARVFQSPDIDLCAIINIGFKTKINPDVVLDALKQNVYKHPRFSSKLSENGEKWIETEVNVEDHVIVPYIDPEDICEGGQSFVDDYISRLTLIPLDRSRPLWDIHILNVKTSYAEAVGVIRFNHALADGMSFISLVLACTHKTSNPDMLSTAIPSVKRRSTVSHSLKKTGWFLTAIFTIGSTMRLIWNTLVDMFLLFATMLFLKDTKTPLKGGANVRSNPKTFYHRNISLDDIKLIKNAMNMTINDVLLGITQAALSSYLNRRYEHENNNEEDGVLTSYTNNLPDRIRFRAGCTVNLRSDIGFKPLAEMMVKDSKCRWGNYFSFIILPLSISLETDPLVYLNKSKAMMARTKHSYQAALTYFLIKISLKVLGAKATTSLFNQHLMNITTCVSNVMGPMEEISFNGHPVAYISPSSYGHSHALLIHYTSYAGEMTITITVDPTVIPDPHKICDDMEESLKTMKAVLWERGLLKEAYKV, via the exons ATGAagaatgaggaggaggagccgCTCAGCCCGATGGCTCGTGTATTCCAATCGCCGGACATAGACTTATGTGCCATCATCAACATTgggttcaaaacaaaaattaatccCGACGTTGTTCTTGATGCTTTGAAGCAAAATGTTTACAAGCATCCTCGTTTCTCCAGCAAACTG TCTGAAAATGGTGAAAAATGGATCGAGACCGAAGTCAATGTAGAAGATCATGTAATCGTACCATACATAGATCCAGAAGATATATGTGAAGGTGGACAAAGCTTCGTCGATGATTATATCTCACGTCTCACATTGATTCCTCTTGATAGATCAAGACCTTTGTGGGACATTCACATCCTTAATGTCAAAACCTCATATGCTGAAGCAGTCGGTGTAATAAGATTTAACCATGCGTTGGCAGATGGAATGTCCTTCATTTCCCTAGTTCTTGCATGTACCCATAAAACATCAAATCCTGACATGTTGTCTACTGCTATTCCTTCGGTGAAACGGCGAAGCACGGTGTCACATAGCCTAAAAAAAACCGGCTGGTTCTTAACGGCAATATTCACCATTGGTTCTACAATGAGACTAATTTGGAATACATTGGTAGATATGTTCTTGCTTTTTGCTACTATGTTGTTTCTGAAGGATACAAAAACACCACTAAAAGGCGGTGCGAATGTCAGGAGCAATCCAAAGACATTTTATCACCGAAATATCTCTCTAGATGACATTAAACTTATCAAGAACGCTATGAACATG ACTATCAACGATGTTCTACTCGGAATTACACAAGCTGCTCTTTCTAGCTATTTGAACCGACGATATG AACACGAAAATAATAATGAGGAGGATGGAGTATTGACTTCATATACAAACAATCTTCCAGATCGAATACGATTTCGTGCAGGTTGTACGGTAAACCTAAGGTCAGACATCGGGTTCAAG CCTTTGGCAGAAATGATGGTCAAGGATTCAAAATGCAGATGGGGAAACTACTTTAGCTTTATTATTTTACCATTATCGATTAGTTTAGAAACCGATCCATTGGTTTATCTAAACAAATCCAAAGCTATGATGGCTCGAACGAAGCACTCTTATCAAGCAGCTCTAACgtattttcttatcaaaatatCCCTAAAAGTGTTAGGAGCTAAG GCAACGACATCATTATTCAATCAACACTTGATGAACATAACGACATGTGTTTCAAACGTTATGGGTCCTATGGAAGAAATCAGTTTCAATGGCCATCCTGTCGCTTACATTTCTCCAAGCTCTTATGGACACTCACAT GCATTGTTGATACATTACACAAGTTATGCTGGTGAAATGACAATTACTATAACGGTTGATCCTACTGTAATACCGGATCCTCACAAGATTTGTGATGATATGGAAGAATCACTGAAAACAATGAAAGCTGTTCTCTGGGAAAGAGGGTTACTCAAAGAGGCCTATAAGGTCTAA
- a CDS encoding O-acyltransferase (WSD1-like) family protein: MKNEEEEPLSPMARVFQSPDIDLCAIINIGFKTKINPDVVLDALKQNVYKHPRFSSKLSENGEKWIETEVNVEDHVIVPYIDPEDICEGGQSFVDDYISRLTLIPLDRSRPLWDIHILNVKTSYAEAVGVIRFNHALADGMSFISLVLACTHKTSNPDMLSTAIPSVKRRSTVSHSLKKTGWFLTAIFTIGSTMRLIWNTLVDMFLLFATMLFLKDTKTPLKGGANVRSNPKTFYHRNISLDDIKLIKNAMNMTINDVLLGITQAALSSYLNRRYDRIRFRAGCTVNLRSDIGFKPLAEMMVKDSKCRWGNYFSFIILPLSISLETDPLVYLNKSKAMMARTKHSYQAALTYFLIKISLKVLGAKATTSLFNQHLMNITTCVSNVMGPMEEISFNGHPVAYISPSSYGHSHALLIHYTSYAGEMTITITVDPTVIPDPHKICDDMEESLKTMKAVLWERGLLKEAYKV, translated from the exons ATGAagaatgaggaggaggagccgCTCAGCCCGATGGCTCGTGTATTCCAATCGCCGGACATAGACTTATGTGCCATCATCAACATTgggttcaaaacaaaaattaatccCGACGTTGTTCTTGATGCTTTGAAGCAAAATGTTTACAAGCATCCTCGTTTCTCCAGCAAACTG TCTGAAAATGGTGAAAAATGGATCGAGACCGAAGTCAATGTAGAAGATCATGTAATCGTACCATACATAGATCCAGAAGATATATGTGAAGGTGGACAAAGCTTCGTCGATGATTATATCTCACGTCTCACATTGATTCCTCTTGATAGATCAAGACCTTTGTGGGACATTCACATCCTTAATGTCAAAACCTCATATGCTGAAGCAGTCGGTGTAATAAGATTTAACCATGCGTTGGCAGATGGAATGTCCTTCATTTCCCTAGTTCTTGCATGTACCCATAAAACATCAAATCCTGACATGTTGTCTACTGCTATTCCTTCGGTGAAACGGCGAAGCACGGTGTCACATAGCCTAAAAAAAACCGGCTGGTTCTTAACGGCAATATTCACCATTGGTTCTACAATGAGACTAATTTGGAATACATTGGTAGATATGTTCTTGCTTTTTGCTACTATGTTGTTTCTGAAGGATACAAAAACACCACTAAAAGGCGGTGCGAATGTCAGGAGCAATCCAAAGACATTTTATCACCGAAATATCTCTCTAGATGACATTAAACTTATCAAGAACGCTATGAACATG ACTATCAACGATGTTCTACTCGGAATTACACAAGCTGCTCTTTCTAGCTATTTGAACCGACGATATG ATCGAATACGATTTCGTGCAGGTTGTACGGTAAACCTAAGGTCAGACATCGGGTTCAAG CCTTTGGCAGAAATGATGGTCAAGGATTCAAAATGCAGATGGGGAAACTACTTTAGCTTTATTATTTTACCATTATCGATTAGTTTAGAAACCGATCCATTGGTTTATCTAAACAAATCCAAAGCTATGATGGCTCGAACGAAGCACTCTTATCAAGCAGCTCTAACgtattttcttatcaaaatatCCCTAAAAGTGTTAGGAGCTAAG GCAACGACATCATTATTCAATCAACACTTGATGAACATAACGACATGTGTTTCAAACGTTATGGGTCCTATGGAAGAAATCAGTTTCAATGGCCATCCTGTCGCTTACATTTCTCCAAGCTCTTATGGACACTCACAT GCATTGTTGATACATTACACAAGTTATGCTGGTGAAATGACAATTACTATAACGGTTGATCCTACTGTAATACCGGATCCTCACAAGATTTGTGATGATATGGAAGAATCACTGAAAACAATGAAAGCTGTTCTCTGGGAAAGAGGGTTACTCAAAGAGGCCTATAAGGTCTAA